In one Plasmodium reichenowi strain SY57 chromosome 7, whole genome shotgun sequence genomic region, the following are encoded:
- a CDS encoding serpentine receptor, putative, with the protein MAKRHKLKITILSIFFFVIFTGIHTVFTAFNRKDWLKFYTSCFGTGEVKWELLALLTVVNMLLLLLNVNYKENINHLNNKKSETSDINDDLINVDMHEFSNNEKDESSDENEKEKKYNKLKIRYLYNVSNSIICYYSLWILCYYLIYFLCFLSFLYGIRKFNNNVINIYTLRTCKIDKLTNYILSENTFISLYWAIINFNVFMSKYTDSFYVVNYFKLNFEFSNRKKKTLFILNYMYQLLLLSYTIYKNITLYTKGEYNLNQIICALIFLCLILYTILEITYVLEINRPCYNVQTKLPFHYVWAIIYLFIIFTSSVIFYFSVFSYSIKDQFVNFQITLWLFFISLTYIKKNQLFIKI; encoded by the exons ATGGCTAAAAGGCACAAATTAAAGATTACAATTTTgtcaatatttttttttgtgatATTTACGGGGATTCATACCGTTTTCACAGCATTTAATAGAAAAGATT GGTTAAAGTTTTATACTAGTTGCTTTGGTACGGGAGAAGTAAAATGGGAACTACTAGCCTTGTTAACAGTTGTAAATATgcttcttttattattaaacGTGAATTACAAAGAGAATATAAAccatttaaataataagaagaGTGAGACAAGtgatataaatgatgatttaataaatgTCGATATGCATGAATTTagtaataatgaaaaagatgAAAGTAGTGATGAGAATGAGAAAGagaagaaatataataaattaaaaataagatatttatataatgttaGTAATTctattatttgttattatagTTTATGGATcttatgttattatttaatttactttttatgttttttaaGTTTTTTATATGGTATAAGAAAAttcaataataatgtaataaatatatataccttGAGGACATGTAAAATTGATAAAttaacaaattatatattatcagaaaatacatttattagCTTATATTGGGctattataaattttaatgtTTTTATGAGTAAATATACAGATTCCTTTTATGTAgttaattattttaaattaaattttgaATTTAGTAATaggaagaaaaaaacacTTTTCATTcttaattatatgtatcaattattattattatcctacactatatataaaaatattacttTATATACTAAAGGagaatataatttaaatcAGATCATTTGTGctcttatatttttatgcctaatattatataccATTTTAGAAATTACTTATGTGTTAGAAATTAATAGACCATGTTATAATGTACAAACCAAATTACCTTTTCATTATGTATGGGccattatttatttatttatcattttcaCATCATCagttattttttatttttccgTTTTTAGTTATTCTATAAAAGACCAATTTGTGAATTTCCAAATTACCTTGTGGCTTTTTTTTATCTCGctaacatatataaaaaaaaatcagTTATTCATCAAAATatga